A window from Microcoleus sp. AS-A8 encodes these proteins:
- a CDS encoding ferritin-like domain-containing protein, with protein MSDINPKTTIISSQRRQLLKLGLFTGATSALAIALGSGSKADAQGSRQNRRGDIEILNGAIALEQKAINTYTAAAENKLLPTKAFLDVAVQFAGDHANHRDQLKKIVSREFRGTPISTDNLGTFPIPQNVLKGGEAEVLRYALTLEMIAAKAYLENVTSKLTTDAAKNVAATIMPVESMHAAVFRTVLMAVLNEKGLPMETKIVPHSFLSEFPTPPVPKA; from the coding sequence GGCTTTTTACAGGTGCTACCAGCGCTTTGGCGATCGCTCTAGGCAGTGGCAGCAAAGCTGATGCACAGGGTTCACGCCAAAACCGAAGAGGCGATATCGAAATCCTCAATGGTGCGATCGCGCTGGAACAGAAAGCCATCAACACCTATACGGCGGCAGCAGAAAACAAGTTATTGCCGACTAAGGCATTTCTGGATGTGGCAGTGCAGTTTGCTGGCGATCATGCCAATCACCGCGATCAGCTCAAAAAGATTGTTTCACGAGAGTTCAGAGGCACCCCCATCAGTACTGATAATCTGGGCACCTTTCCCATTCCGCAGAACGTCTTGAAGGGCGGTGAAGCGGAGGTACTCAGATACGCCCTGACATTGGAAATGATTGCAGCCAAGGCATACCTGGAGAATGTTACTAGCAAGTTGACGACAGATGCTGCCAAGAATGTTGCTGCCACAATCATGCCTGTGGAGTCGATGCACGCGGCTGTCTTCCGCACCGTCCTGATGGCAGTACTCAATGAGAAAGGGCTACCAATGGAAACCAAAATCGTTCCCCATTCATTCTTGAGCGAATTTCCGACGCCGCCTGTGCCAAAGGCATAA